GGTCGCATGGATCGGCCGGCGCTGCACTCGCAATCGCGCGTTGTCGACTTGCGAAAACGAGCGCTGCGACTTTATGCCGTAAATGAAATTGCCCTCGGTTACTACGCACCGGCCTTGCGGTTGCTTGAGGAATATGCCGAATTTCCCGAGGTCGAAACGGAATGGCCCTTGCACTACTATCTGAGTCGCTGCTATGGCGGAGAGCTGCGTCGCGCCCGTCAGGATCGCGGAATAGGCGAAGCGGAATTGCGCGAGCTGCGACGTCGCCGCAATCTCCACTTTTTGCGCGCCGTTGAGTTGAAATTTGGCCGACCTTCCCCCGAATGGGATGAGACAATGCGCCGAACCATACTCGACGAACTTGGTACGCCGCGCCGCTGACGCGGCGGGCATGTTTCAAAAATTCAGGCGGCGGTCGGCGTTTCCCGGCGATAAAGTTTTCGCCAGAAAATCCAGATCAATCCCACAGCAATCAGCAAGACGCCAACAATCTGGGCCTGCGTGAATCCCCACCAGTGGTAGTTTTCAAAGTAGGATGCCGGCGGCATGGCTGTGGTCCCGCCTCCCAGAACAGAAACCAGGGCGCCAGAGCGGTCTACATATTGCGGCGCTTCGAATAGCGGAATCACCGCGTCGGTCAGTCGTAGAAATTCCACCAGAAAACGCGCCAGACCATTGTAGATAAAGAAGAGAGCGACCAGCATGCCTGGCTTATAATTTTGTTTTCTGGCCCAGAGTTGCAGAAAGGCAAACAGCGCCAGCGAGGCAAGGGCTTCCATTACCGGCGTATTCCAGACGCGAACGCCATCGGTGCAAAGATAGGGCAGCCACCAGGCGGAGGGGTCTGGCGTACAGTTGCCGCCGGAGGGGCCGTAGACCCAGGTCAAGAAGGGCACATTGATGCCGGAGGCGAAGCCAAAGCAACCATCGCCGCTGACAAAGCAACCCAGCCGACCGATGGCGTAAGCAAGCGCAAAGGAGGGCATATAGGAATCGCCGTACTTCCAGATATCGTATTTGTTGTAGCGCAGATAAGCATAAAGCATGCTGAAGGC
This genomic stretch from Leptospirales bacterium harbors:
- a CDS encoding prolipoprotein diacylglyceryl transferase — translated: MIRSLPFDIPLIGPVSTFSLLLMLAFLSASFLAPRELKRRGLNPEVADYSLLIAVVGAIVGSKLFFAVEQWHRIWYVDTGFWDTFANVFFTKNGMANPGAAGPRGQLVGLWPTLFSREGLVFYGGFIVAFSMLYAYLRYNKYDIWKYGDSYMPSFALAYAIGRLGCFVSGDGCFGFASGINVPFLTWVYGPSGGNCTPDPSAWWLPYLCTDGVRVWNTPVMEALASLALFAFLQLWARKQNYKPGMLVALFFIYNGLARFLVEFLRLTDAVIPLFEAPQYVDRSGALVSVLGGGTTAMPPASYFENYHWWGFTQAQIVGVLLIAVGLIWIFWRKLYRRETPTAA